In Oncorhynchus nerka isolate Pitt River linkage group LG21, Oner_Uvic_2.0, whole genome shotgun sequence, the genomic window CTTCTCCCCAGAACACAGTAACTTAAGAACATAAGTGTTTTTCTGACATTTTTGGGAAATTTAAGGGAAAATAACAAATACAGCCctagcagagccccaagtcccaTGGGGACGTCCTCGAGGACATTGATGTTCTCCCCATCAAAGGCCAGCGGGATTTCACTCTCATGGTGAAATGGATTTCCACCGATGTGCAGTAAAGGAGTGAAGAGCGGTGAAATCTGTGTCAACAAAAGTAAGGAAAGATTAATACACATACAATTAACAAAGAACATAACAAATGTTCAGCTGCAGTTTTATATACGCATGCACACTTATGTTTATGAAGAAACATATGATTTGTGCATAGGCATACCTTGGgtcctctttgaagaggtagggcaaGAGTAGAATCGCTGCTGTGGTCTCCAGTCCTAGTAAAGTAAGACAATGATCTTACTACATTTGCTAATTCTATTACAAAATACATTAGAGAAAGGGAAGGAATAAGAGCAAATACCTCTTCTGTATTGTCCTTCAGGGACTGTCAAAATAGCAGGATGATGTCCTCACCCCTGCCTCGCCTCTCTACCTCTGATAGTCCTTGAATTCTCTTTTTATCCATTCTATGGACTTTATTCATTTCTGAGAAGATCTAAAAAGATCATTTGCACACATTTGTATGCTACTAGATTTCAGTTAGTATTGACTGCTATGAAAGTTAAATGTACACTTCAAATGCAGTTGTCCTACAACATATCTGTACCTTCTTCTTGATCCCAATTGCATTGTGTCCATGTTCTGTCCAATAAGAATTTCAAAGGACGAGAAAATGTGTCAAAGAATAGTCTTAAAagcattaatatatatatatatatatatatataaaataaatattgaAAGATAAATGGCATCGACATACAATTGAATGCAAAATAGAAGAACATATTGGAGAAAGCATTATCCAATACAGTACTGCCATACAGGCCTAATGTCACATTTCAAGATATCTTTGTACACAAATTGTTCAATATTTTATCAGGCTGACTTAGATTATACGCAACATTTTGCTGAAGGGCATTTATACAGAAGAGGTAGTCTAGACACTGTATTAATACCATTATGCATTTGAATCCCATCTACAGCTTTCATCTAAGCTATTAATTTCCCTCCACAAGGGGGcgtacatgtaacgtttccaaaatgggatagtattgtctatataacgtttccaaaatgggatagtattgtccatataacgtttccaaaatgggatagtattgtccatGTAACATTATGCCCCCTTGTGAGTTAATAGTATTACATGCTGTAGCAGGCTATATAAAGAGGAAGACCTCCACTGACGATTCAGTTCGTTGTAACATCTCGTCTGGACAGGTCACCGttcttagttagttagttaacaaaGTCCAGCAACAACGGAGGTTCCTCGATGAACCCACCTTCTAACaagttctttgaagaaccttttggggctgtttttcattgacCAACAACCCTACGGTTCTTAAAGGGATCTGAAAACAACTCCAGTTGAACCCTTCATTTTTAGAGTTGTAGTCGGCTCTATTTACTCTGAGATTCAAACATGCTGATTAGCATCAACGATCaagtcagctgctgctgctccaatacagtatgaggtgagacggtgaactgaCGTTGAACCGGGCAGTCAgctgctgctccaatacagtatgaggtgagacggtgaactgatgttgaactgggcagtcagctgctgctgctccaatacagtatgaggtgagacggtgaactgatgttgaactgggcagtcagctgatgctgctccaatacagtatgaggtgagacgTTGAACTGATGTTGAACTGTGCAGTCAGCTGCTGCTCCTCCAATGcagtatgaggtgagacggtgaactgaCGTTGAACCGGGCAGTCAgctgctgctccaatacagtatgaggtgagacggtgaacttcctggggtttattatggatccccattggttcctgccaaggcagcagctactcttcctggggtttactatggatccccattagttcctgccaaggcagcagctactcttcctggggtttactatggatccccattagttcctgccaaggcagcagctactcttccttgttttttttacggatccccattagttcctgccaaggcagcagctactcttcctcgggtttattaaggatccccattagttcctgccaaggcagcggctactcttcctgggggtttattatggatttatTATTGTGGAAAAACGAACATCTAATTTCAGTACCAGCGTATTATTATGATTTTCttgtacttttaccccttttttcgtGAAATCCAATtacaactcccctacggactcggaggagaggcaaaggtcgagagtcaagcatcctccgaaacacaaccctgcctaGCCTCACTgtacttcttgacacactgctcgcttaacctggaagcgtgtcggaggaaacactgtccaaCCGGCAACCGAAGTCAGCATGCATGCATGCGTCCggccgccacaaggagttgctagagcgcgatgggacaaggacgtcccattcggccaaaccctccccttgcctggacgatgctggtccaattgtgcgccgccctatgagactcccgatcgcagccggttgtgatacagcctggatcagaaccagggactgtagttacGCCTCTAGTGAcaccaatgacaagcatacccataacatgatgcagccaccaccatgcttgaaaatatgaagagtggtactcagtgatgtattggatttgccccaaacataacgctttgtattcaggatataaagttaatttctttgccaattctttttgcagtattactttagtgccaaCAGCCTCTCTATTCTCTCATGTGATTTCAGGTCCTCTGACTGGGAATGTgtgttgcagttttactttagtgcctcattgcaaacaggatgcatgttttggagtatttttttcttctgtacaggcttccttcttttcactctgtcaatttaggttagtattgtggagtaactacaatgttgttgatccatcctcagttttctcctgtcacaaCCATTAAACACTAACTAttataaagtcaccattggcctcatgatgaaatccctgagcggtttcctttgtCTCCagaaactgagttaggaaggacgcctgtatctttgtagtgactgggtgtattgatacaccatctaaagtgtaattaataactccataatgctcaaagggatgttcaatgtctgcttttttttctttcttctatctaccaattggtgccctactttgcgaggcattgaaaaacctccatGGTCttagtggttgaatctgtgtttgaaatgcactgctcgatTGAGGGgcattacagataattgtatgtatggggtacagagatgaggtatgcATTCAGAAatcatattaaacactattattgcacacagagtgagtccatgcaacttatcatgtgacattttaagctaaatctttactcctgaacttaattAGGCTTTTAattacatttgtaaacatttccaaaaacgtaattccactttgacattatggggtattgaatccaatttaaattcaggctgtaacacaacaaaatgtggggcaggtcaaggggcatgaatactttctgaaggcactgtatatataaacctCCCCCCACCCAGCAATCTAATAGCATCAGTAAAATCTGTTGAAATAAAACCACAGATAAATAAACCGAACATAGTACAATTAAACAATACATAGATCAGAAATAGTTACACATTATAGAGATCCATTCATGGATGTACAGGTCTGTTGGATAAACGTTCAGAAGTGTCCGCTGCTGATTTCTTTTCAGGTGTCCCTGGCCCTGTGAATATTGGCCGTGGACAAATTCTCAGTCAAAAACATAAGTCAGAACACAGCCTCTCTATTCTCTCGTGTGATTTCAGAtcctctgactgggaaaatgtcTTTTCACAatgagagcagtggtatgtcttcCCCTCCTGTGTATTAGTATTTTGGAAAGGCTTTTCTCCAGTGTGTTTTCTCTCATGCTTTTTCAAACTCCCTGACCACCTAAAACTCTTTTCACACTGGGAACATTGaaaaggcttttctcctgtgtgtattctctcatgcgtTTTCAGGCTCACTAACCACCTAAAACTATTTCCACAGTGAGAACAgtgataaggcttctctccagtgtgtattctctcatgcttTTTCAGGACCCATAACCacctaaaactctttccacagtgggagcagtgataaggcttctctcctgtgtgtgttctctcatgcCCAACCAGGGCCCCTAACTGAGTAAAATTCTTTCCACAGTGGGAACAGTGGTAGGGCTTTTCTCCTGTATGTATTCTCTCATGCATTTTCAGGCTCCCTAACCacctaaaactctttccacagtgggAGCAGTGGTGTTGGTTAGGCGTCTCCGGGTCTGTTTCCTCTGAGGAACTCTTCCCGCAGTCagagtctggtctctctcctgccAAAGACAAACAGATTCTTTAGTTAAACAGAGAGACCTGAATGACACCTGCATTAAATAAAAGTGTCTTCCTATGAGGTTTAATCTAGACTAGATCCCTCAGTAACCTGAGGTCAGTTTTCACAACATTACATCATTAAAAATAAACTTGGTGACAGTGAGATTTAAAAACAAATTACGTAGAGCTCCAAATGTAATTTCTCAGGGAATGTCTTGATGTCATAATAAGAGCTCTATAATactagataatgtcatgtttataagctgaacagagctctataataatagataatgtcatgttttaGGCTGAGCATAAGAATAGATAATGCCAGgtttataggctgagcagagctctataataatagataatgtcatgtttataggctgagcagagctctataataatagataatgtcatgttaatagactgagcagagctctataataatagataatgtcatgttaaTAGACTGAGCTCTATTATCTATCTATAGCTTGACGACATTCAGCTGTTTTCGTGATATGTATTATCTGTATTAACACTTACAATTTCTAtcctttttggttactaaacaGTTATATCAACATTTAGCAACTAAGTTAAACTAGCAACATTAGCAAACCCGTTAGCTATATTTCAGAGGTTAAAAGTTGTATATTAAATGTGTCACAGTCGAATTTGACAATATACAGAATGTAGCACAAAATGTGTACATATTACTTTTTTGAAATCTCTCATAACCAACTTAACTAAAACCTAACTTAACTTACATGAATTGCAATAAAAATCGGTGGTCATCTAGCTAGAAGGGTGTATGTATATTATTTTTGTTTCTTATTGACTATTTTAATTGAAAGCTATCACAGTAAGGTAGTTATGTTGGATAAATAAAACACATAAGAAGCCGTATGTATCTTACATTAAAGGGCCAATGCagccgtttaaaaaaaatctcaacATCAAATCCTTTCTGGGTAATGATGAAGTAGCTTCCTGGTTTTGTTTCAAAGATGTCCACTGTCTGGGTGTTCACTCCCCCCACAGGTTATGTAGGGCCttatcagagcctggaggtactgaggtgccgttcccctcacagctccataggcaagcaccatggtcttgtagcggatgcgagcttcaactggaagccagtgatatatatatatcttttatatatatatatatatatatttttttttagttATATCTTGTTTGTCAATTCTGAGTGACATTAAAGTTGTGAATTTTCTAATCCATTGTTAAGGTTTTGTTGGTGACCCGCTCTTTGGTGGTATACACATCTTACAGTGTAGTTATCAATTCCTACATTAAATAATAACATATTCAAGCATAAACATTCAGTAGAATGCTGCTTTAAAACTACCCATCAGTTCAACAATAGTTTGTGCTCctgtttttaagacagtacttactagtgttaatcagatcgcctgtctcctcctcatgttCTTCCTTCAATGTGACAgttatctctccctccttcactccaaaaatggcatcctcctctttctcttcctcctcttcttttactgtaacatcctcctcctcctctttcactctgaacgagtcttcctcttctttcactgtaacgtctttctcttcttctttcactgtaacagcctcaccctctacctcttgttttactgtgacatccccctcttccttctcctctttcacgacaatgttcagccccagagcttctttctccgtccagcagacctcttCTTCTTTAACAGGAGGGGAGAAGTTTAGGGAgctca contains:
- the LOC115103950 gene encoding zinc finger protein 271-like; protein product: MSSLNFSPPVKEEEVCWTEKEALGLNIVVKEEKEEGDVTVKQEVEGEAVTVKEEEKDVTVKEEEDSFRVKEEEEDVTVKEEEEEKEEDAIFGVKEGEITVTLKEEHEEETGDLINTRERPDSDCGKSSSEETDPETPNQHHCSHCGKSFRWLGSLKMHERIHTGEKPYHCSHCGKNFTQLGALVGHERTHTGEKPYHCSHCGKSFRWLWVLKKHERIHTGEKPYHCSHCGNSFRWLVSLKTHERIHTGEKPFQCSQCEKSFRWSGSLKKHERKHTGEKPFQNTNTQEGKTYHCSHCEKTFSQSEDLKSHERIERLCSDLCF